In Streptomyces nodosus, one DNA window encodes the following:
- a CDS encoding glycoside hydrolase family 6 protein, translating to MTPPDPTHRPGTSPGALHTRLASLGLRAAALGLAAGLAAAGTALATQVETAAVQGGLPAGTQFYKDPASQVVKWAAANPGDSRQPVISAKIASQPQAVWFSSYSPSTVTADVGKVTSAATAAGQVPVLVAYAIPNRDCGGASAGGAPDLASYDSWVRGFAAGLGGGPSVVILEPDSIALTTCLNSQELSARYASLSRAGAAIHAAAPQAKVYLDGGHSTWNSASEQASRLRSAGVLTNADGFYTNVSNFNTTAGEVSYDKAILAALGNPSQLHAVVDTSRNGNGPAGGGAWCDPSGRSLGNYPTADTGDPAIDAFLWVKPPGEADGCAGKAGTFLPDIAYALAVNAPNPPVTSPPTTEPPTTPPPTTEPPAGAACAVSYRVSSSWAGGFNADVTVKNSGSSALNGWTLKWTFPNDQKVVNAWNATVTQSGKAVTAASLDYNGSLPAGGSASFGFQGSSGSANSAPTGFTLNGASCNIS from the coding sequence GTGACACCCCCCGATCCCACCCACCGCCCCGGGACCTCTCCCGGCGCCCTGCATACCCGCCTGGCCTCACTCGGGCTCAGGGCCGCCGCCCTGGGCCTGGCGGCCGGGCTGGCGGCGGCCGGAACGGCGCTGGCCACCCAGGTGGAGACCGCTGCGGTACAGGGCGGCCTGCCCGCCGGTACCCAGTTCTACAAGGACCCCGCATCGCAGGTGGTCAAGTGGGCCGCCGCCAACCCCGGTGACTCCCGGCAGCCCGTGATCTCCGCCAAGATCGCGAGCCAGCCGCAGGCCGTCTGGTTCTCCTCGTACAGCCCCTCCACCGTCACCGCGGACGTCGGCAAGGTCACCTCGGCCGCGACCGCCGCCGGTCAGGTGCCGGTGCTGGTGGCGTACGCGATCCCCAACCGCGACTGCGGCGGTGCCTCCGCGGGCGGCGCCCCGGACCTCGCCTCCTACGACAGCTGGGTCCGCGGCTTCGCCGCCGGGCTCGGCGGCGGACCGTCGGTCGTCATCCTGGAGCCGGACTCGATCGCCCTCACCACCTGTCTCAACTCCCAGGAGCTGAGCGCCCGTTACGCCTCGCTCTCGCGGGCGGGCGCCGCCATCCATGCCGCCGCGCCCCAGGCCAAGGTCTATCTGGACGGCGGTCACTCCACCTGGAACAGCGCCTCCGAGCAGGCGTCCCGGCTGCGCAGCGCGGGCGTGCTCACCAACGCCGACGGCTTCTACACCAATGTCTCCAACTTCAACACCACCGCAGGCGAGGTGAGTTACGACAAGGCGATCCTCGCCGCGCTGGGCAACCCGTCCCAGCTGCACGCCGTGGTGGACACCAGCCGTAACGGCAACGGCCCGGCGGGCGGCGGGGCCTGGTGCGACCCCTCCGGGCGCTCCCTGGGCAACTACCCCACCGCCGACACCGGGGACCCGGCGATCGATGCCTTCCTCTGGGTGAAGCCGCCGGGTGAGGCGGACGGCTGCGCGGGCAAGGCGGGCACCTTCCTGCCCGACATCGCCTACGCCCTGGCCGTCAACGCCCCCAATCCGCCGGTCACCTCGCCGCCCACCACGGAACCGCCGACCACGCCGCCGCCCACCACCGAGCCGCCGGCCGGCGCCGCCTGTGCGGTGAGCTACCGCGTCAGCAGCTCCTGGGCGGGCGGCTTCAACGCCGATGTGACCGTGAAGAACTCCGGCAGCTCCGCCCTCAACGGCTGGACGCTGAAGTGGACCTTCCCGAACGATCAGAAGGTCGTCAACGCCTGGAACGCCACGGTGACGCAGTCGGGCAAGGCCGTGACCGCTGCCAGTCTCGACTACAACGGCTCCCTCCCGGCCGGAGGCTCCGCCTCCTTCGGTTTCCAGGGCAGCTCCGGCTCCGCCAACTCGGCCCCCACCGGATTCACGCTCAACGGCGCGTCCTGCAACATCTCCTGA
- a CDS encoding glutathionylspermidine synthase family protein — translation MRREPRTPRPGWERKVVESGLPFHTVALPGGGTRPYWNESAAYVLTSAEVEYLEDVTEELHGMCVAAARHILDRGDTARLGIHPDWVEPMRETLQDDAPSIYGRFDFAWDGTGDAKMYEYNGDVPAALLEAAVVQWEWIEDVHPERDQFNTIHERLVKAWQELTPRLGHQVHFAHSADEPDEDIITAAYLRDTATEAGLATVGLTMEDVGWHTGLERFVDVDDAPIDSCFKMYPWDWAFESGYAEQLRRAPQSTRWLEPMWKALLSTKGLLAVLWEMYPGHPNLLPSSLDGPHGLDEWVAKPLWGWEGASIKVHTHERSFEQAGPFGDGPYLWQQWHRPPSFDGNHMVIGSWVIGGRPAGIGIRESDGVVTDGTARFVPHLIDAPRSSPEQVAEWLRDH, via the coding sequence ATGCGCCGTGAGCCTCGCACCCCGCGACCGGGCTGGGAACGGAAGGTCGTGGAATCGGGTCTGCCGTTCCACACGGTGGCGCTGCCCGGTGGGGGAACACGCCCCTACTGGAACGAGTCGGCCGCCTATGTGCTCACCTCGGCGGAGGTGGAGTATCTGGAAGACGTCACCGAAGAACTGCACGGGATGTGTGTGGCGGCCGCCCGGCACATCCTCGACCGGGGGGACACCGCCAGGCTCGGCATCCACCCCGACTGGGTGGAACCCATGCGGGAGACGCTCCAGGACGATGCGCCGAGCATCTATGGGCGCTTCGACTTCGCCTGGGACGGCACCGGTGACGCCAAGATGTACGAGTACAACGGGGATGTGCCGGCCGCCCTGCTGGAGGCCGCCGTGGTGCAGTGGGAGTGGATCGAGGACGTCCACCCCGAGCGCGACCAGTTCAACACCATCCACGAGCGGTTGGTGAAGGCATGGCAGGAGCTGACACCCCGGCTGGGGCACCAGGTGCACTTCGCGCACTCCGCCGACGAGCCGGACGAGGACATCATCACGGCCGCCTATCTGCGGGACACCGCGACCGAGGCGGGACTCGCCACCGTCGGCCTGACCATGGAGGACGTCGGCTGGCACACCGGTCTCGAGCGCTTCGTCGACGTGGACGACGCACCGATCGACTCCTGCTTCAAGATGTATCCCTGGGACTGGGCGTTCGAGAGCGGCTATGCCGAACAACTGCGCAGGGCACCGCAGTCGACGCGATGGCTGGAACCGATGTGGAAGGCCCTGCTGTCCACCAAGGGGCTGCTGGCCGTCCTGTGGGAGATGTATCCGGGGCATCCCAACCTGCTGCCGTCCTCTCTCGACGGTCCGCACGGTCTGGACGAATGGGTGGCCAAACCGCTGTGGGGCTGGGAAGGGGCCTCGATCAAGGTCCACACCCATGAGCGTTCCTTCGAACAGGCGGGGCCGTTCGGCGACGGGCCGTATCTGTGGCAGCAGTGGCACCGGCCGCCGTCCTTCGACGGCAACCATATGGTGATCGGCTCCTGGGTGATCGGAGGAAGGCCCGCCGGCATCGGGATCCGCGAGTCCGACGGGGTGGTCACCGACGGCACGGCCCGCTTCGTCCCGCATCTCATCGACGCGCCGCGCTCGTCGCCGGAGCAGGTCGCCGAGTGGCTGAGGGACCACTGA
- a CDS encoding GNAT family N-acetyltransferase, producing MNDLRFRLAHDTDLAAVVRLRDDAARWMLAQGVTDQWRPGELGGDHFRRVMESGELWLAEAADRVVGAWELWWEDEDAWGPQPPTAGYVHRLMVDHGSVPPGTGRKLLRAAERRVAEGGRALVRLDCLAGNTRLNAYYLDAGYRVVGRKEGKPQPGGTPKSFTLLEKSVRDGGEESPA from the coding sequence GTGAACGACCTGCGCTTCCGTCTTGCTCACGACACTGATCTTGCCGCTGTAGTGCGTCTGCGTGACGACGCCGCCCGCTGGATGCTGGCCCAGGGTGTCACTGATCAGTGGCGGCCTGGTGAGCTGGGCGGGGATCACTTCCGCCGGGTCATGGAAAGCGGGGAGCTATGGCTCGCGGAGGCTGCCGATCGTGTGGTCGGAGCCTGGGAGCTGTGGTGGGAGGACGAGGACGCCTGGGGGCCGCAACCGCCGACGGCCGGCTATGTGCACCGGCTGATGGTTGACCACGGCAGTGTCCCGCCCGGGACAGGGCGGAAACTTCTGCGAGCCGCGGAGCGCCGTGTGGCCGAAGGGGGCAGAGCGTTGGTACGTCTGGACTGCCTGGCCGGCAACACACGCCTCAATGCGTACTACCTCGACGCCGGCTATCGAGTTGTCGGGCGCAAGGAAGGCAAGCCACAGCCAGGCGGTACGCCGAAGTCGTTCACGCTTCTCGAAAAATCCGTACGGGACGGAGGAGAAGAGTCTCCCGCATGA